In Lentilactobacillus sp. SPB1-3, the sequence AATATTTATATTAAATTTCGAATCAATGGAGATTAGAAAATGAATAGCAAAACATACGAACAAATGCTTAACGATCCTGAATTATCACATCTTCTTGGACAAACCCTTCTTCGCGATGATTTGCTTACAGAAATTCTTGGTGATGAAGCTCACGAAATTCTTTATTGGGCCGGCAAACGGTTGGGACGAAATTATCGTTTAAAGTCAGTCGATGACATTATCAATTTCTTTGCACAATTTGGATTTGGAAATCTTGCATTAACCAAAGAATCGAAAAACCAAATGGACTTTGAAATTACCGGTGAAATCATCAAAACTCGCTTGAGTAACGATGCTGATGCCGATTTTCAACTTGAATGCGGTTTGATAGCCCAACTAGTTGAATTTATTTCTAACAAGCAATCAGAGGCAGAAAACATTAAACGGAATATTAAAAAGGGCATTATCACAATCCGAGTTTCATCAAGCGATGAACAACCAATCGATGCCATTATTCCCGATGATTTTTTTGAAATTAAACATGCAGATGCTGCCGATACTGAATAACAACCTAAATAAAAAACGGGTAGACCACTAAGGTCTACCCGTTTTTATTTAATCAGTATATTGATCAAGAATCTTCTTTAATTGTTCTTTTGAGTGGTAGCCAACTACAGTATCCACTACATCACCGTCTTTTTTAATTAACAGTGTTGGAATGCTCATAATTCCAAATGATTGCGGTGTATCAGGATTAGCATCAACATCCATTTTGTTGAATGTTACGTTATCCATTTCCGTAGCCAATTCCTCGACAACTGGTGATTGCATTCTACATGGACCACACCATGTTGCCCAAAAATCAGTTAGCGTTACGCCTTGAGCAGTATCGCTTTCAAATGTTTTATCAGTTGTTTCACTTACCATAAAAGCTACCTCCTTTTAAGTTACTCATATAATCATACCAACAATTAACTAAAAATCAAGTTAATTGCCTACAACACATTATTTGAACTTCACAACTGTGGAACCATCACCACCAGCATTAGGGGCTGAATAGCCAAAACTAGCTACCCGAGGATGACTCTTCAAGAAGTCGTTAACTCCACTTCTGAGGGCTCCAGTCCCCTTACCATGAATGATAGTAACCGTTGGGTAACCTGCTAATAATGCTGAATCAATATATTGGTCTAATCGACTCATCGCTTCTTCATATCTTTCGCCCCTTAAATCCAAGGTTGGTGAAATACCACTTGAACGAGTCCGCGAAACCCGTGGACGATACTTAGATTTTTCTTCTGGAGTAGCTTGACCCTTCTCTAAATCATTAGGATCAATCTTCATCTTCAAGATACCTAATTGAACTTCCCAAGATCCATCCCGTTGCTTCTCAATCAATGTCCCGCGTTGACCGTAGGATTTAACCAACACTTCATCACCCTTACGAAAATCATGCTTTTTCTTTTCTCGTTTAAGGACTTTGTTCTTCTTAAGGTTTGGTTCTACTTCTAATGCGTTCAAAGCGCCTTTAGCATCCATTAATTCATTTTCTTTAACAGCTGCTTGGCCGGCACGAGCTTGCTTCTTGTGAAGATCATCAATAATTTCATCAGCTTGTTGCTTAGCTTTGTCAACCACCTGATTAGCTTCGACCCGAGCATTTTCTATCAACTTTTCTTTACTATTTTGATATTTATCAAATTGCTCTTTTAATTCACTATGAAGTTCCTCAGCTGAATTCAATTGACTTTCTAAGTCCTCGGCCTCAATTCTGGCTCGCCTAGTTTGCTCAGTCAACTCAGAAATCATATTGTTGATATCTTGATTAGTATCGTCTGTGAACGATCTAGCCTTATCAATAATTAACTGTGGCAAACCCAATTTTTCCGCAATGTTTAACGCATTACTTTGTCCAGGAACACCAATCATTAGTCGATATGTGGGCTTCAACGTTTCGACATCAAATTCCATAGAAGCATTAATGGTATTTGGACGATCATATGCAAATGCCTTTAACTCTGGATAATGGGTTGTCGCAATCAACTCAGATGACTTGTCAGCGATGGCATCAATAATAGCCATAGCCAGTGCAGCACCTTCCTTAGGATCGGTTCCGGCACCAAGTTCATCTAACAAAACTAATGATCGATCAGTTATCTGATCAAGAATAGAAATAATATTATCCAAATGTGAAGAGAAAGTACTCAAATTGGCCTCAATTGATTGATCATCGCCAATATCAGCGAACACATCATCAAAAATTCCAATTTGGCTCTCTTCATTAGCAGTAATAAATAAACCTGACTGACCCATTAATTGAATTAAGCCAATAGTTTTGATCGTAATGGTTTTACCACCGGTGTTTGGTCCAGTGACAATAATGGAACGGTAATCACTACCAATGGCAATATCGTTTGGAACGACCTTATTGATGTCAATTAACGGATGACGAGCCTTACGTAATTTAACTTCATTATTGTTAGACAATATTGGTAATGTTGCCTTAACACTGTGAGCGTACTTAGCTTTACCGTTCACGAAATCTAAGTGGCCCATCAAGTGCATATTTTCCTTTAAAGTTTCTGTATATGGTCTAAGACTCTCAGTTAATTCGATTAAAATTTTTCGTTCTTCTTCACGTTCAGATAGTTGTAATCGTCGCAACTCATTGTTACTCTCGACAACACCACTTGGTTCAACATACAAGGTTTGCCCC encodes:
- a CDS encoding YslB family protein, coding for MNSKTYEQMLNDPELSHLLGQTLLRDDLLTEILGDEAHEILYWAGKRLGRNYRLKSVDDIINFFAQFGFGNLALTKESKNQMDFEITGEIIKTRLSNDADADFQLECGLIAQLVEFISNKQSEAENIKRNIKKGIITIRVSSSDEQPIDAIIPDDFFEIKHADAADTE
- the trxA gene encoding thioredoxin gives rise to the protein MVSETTDKTFESDTAQGVTLTDFWATWCGPCRMQSPVVEELATEMDNVTFNKMDVDANPDTPQSFGIMSIPTLLIKKDGDVVDTVVGYHSKEQLKKILDQYTD
- a CDS encoding endonuclease MutS2, whose product is MNSKVFTTLEYSKIKDQINTFLVTDAGRDQLATLTPSSDYDQVNEWLKETADGADIVRLKGEIPIPNLTEIAPFLKRLNIENASLSGTELAQIKKLLVSLKVVVDFFDDLKTNQVTLRLIDQLVEQLDLMPEITANLVRSVDDDGRILDGASSELRSIRRSIQRTQTNIRSRMDKFIKGPDSKYLSETIITVRDDRFVIPIKAEYKQKFGGIVHDQSASGQTLYVEPSGVVESNNELRRLQLSEREEERKILIELTESLRPYTETLKENMHLMGHLDFVNGKAKYAHSVKATLPILSNNNEVKLRKARHPLIDINKVVPNDIAIGSDYRSIIVTGPNTGGKTITIKTIGLIQLMGQSGLFITANEESQIGIFDDVFADIGDDQSIEANLSTFSSHLDNIISILDQITDRSLVLLDELGAGTDPKEGAALAMAIIDAIADKSSELIATTHYPELKAFAYDRPNTINASMEFDVETLKPTYRLMIGVPGQSNALNIAEKLGLPQLIIDKARSFTDDTNQDINNMISELTEQTRRARIEAEDLESQLNSAEELHSELKEQFDKYQNSKEKLIENARVEANQVVDKAKQQADEIIDDLHKKQARAGQAAVKENELMDAKGALNALEVEPNLKKNKVLKREKKKHDFRKGDEVLVKSYGQRGTLIEKQRDGSWEVQLGILKMKIDPNDLEKGQATPEEKSKYRPRVSRTRSSGISPTLDLRGERYEEAMSRLDQYIDSALLAGYPTVTIIHGKGTGALRSGVNDFLKSHPRVASFGYSAPNAGGDGSTVVKFK